The following are encoded together in the Leptospira langatensis genome:
- a CDS encoding deoxyguanosinetriphosphate triphosphohydrolase, which produces MIQAENSLLASYAVRQDETGARVYPEEEHPYRIPLQRDRDRVVHSSAFKRLQYKTQVFVYSVGENYRNRLTHTLEVAGISRTMATALGLNSLLAETIALAHDLGHTPFGHAGQDMLSDLMKDFGGFEHNKQSLRIVTILETRYPSFPGLNLCEETIKGMMKHGAEYSGSNLGQKRKEEGPTLEAQCADVADEIAYTSHDIDDGLEMGYLKLGELKDLSLWSDAVRKIKEEYPDLSEKVFIRSVIRELTNGMVSNMIRTIESRIHDWKISTREDLNLHYQEGKRIATYEPEYGEKVRELKSFLYKTLYRHPSVVVTSDRGRDIIESLFFHFRKQPESIPETYRQRIGSEGLERCVCDFVAGMTDRYAEEIAHSIGFKTQIH; this is translated from the coding sequence ATCATTCAGGCAGAAAATTCTTTACTCGCATCCTATGCGGTACGTCAGGACGAGACCGGTGCTCGGGTCTATCCCGAGGAGGAGCATCCGTATCGGATCCCTCTGCAAAGGGACCGGGATAGAGTAGTTCATTCCAGTGCATTCAAACGATTGCAATATAAGACGCAGGTTTTTGTTTATTCCGTCGGAGAGAATTACAGAAATCGACTCACTCATACTCTAGAAGTAGCTGGAATTTCGAGGACCATGGCAACCGCTCTCGGATTGAATTCCCTTCTTGCAGAAACGATCGCTTTGGCTCACGATCTGGGCCACACTCCCTTCGGTCATGCTGGTCAGGATATGCTCTCCGACCTAATGAAGGACTTCGGAGGATTCGAGCATAATAAGCAGTCATTACGGATCGTTACCATTTTAGAAACACGTTATCCGTCCTTTCCTGGATTGAATCTATGCGAAGAGACCATCAAAGGAATGATGAAGCATGGGGCTGAATATTCCGGATCGAATTTAGGCCAAAAAAGAAAAGAAGAAGGTCCTACGCTGGAAGCGCAATGTGCGGATGTGGCCGACGAGATCGCATACACCAGCCATGATATAGACGACGGCTTGGAAATGGGTTATTTGAAATTAGGGGAACTCAAGGATCTGTCCCTTTGGTCGGATGCTGTCCGTAAGATCAAAGAAGAATACCCGGATCTAAGTGAAAAGGTATTCATTCGGTCGGTAATCCGAGAACTTACGAACGGAATGGTTTCCAATATGATCCGCACGATAGAATCCCGCATTCATGATTGGAAGATCTCCACCAGGGAAGATCTTAACCTCCATTACCAAGAAGGAAAGAGGATCGCCACCTACGAACCGGAATACGGGGAGAAAGTCAGGGAGCTAAAGTCTTTCTTATACAAGACATTGTACAGACATCCTTCCGTGGTTGTGACGAGCGATAGGGGAAGAGACATTATAGAATCCTTATTCTTTCATTTTAGAAAACAGCCTGAATCCATTCCGGAAACATATAGGCAAAGAATTGGAAGCGAGGGTTTAGAACGATGCGTTTGCGATTTTGTGGCCGGAATGACCGATCGATACGCAGAGGAAATAGCTCATAGCATCGGATTTAAGACCCAGATACATTAA
- a CDS encoding cysteine desulfurase family protein, whose product MKRIKYFDYNATHPPLPGLLTKVFSEYEEDFFNPSGPTRFSLARQGRIEEARKSLSSLTGCDPKGFVFVSSGTEANYSLAYFIKTIHPEIVYLSPFEHSSMYSAFESAKIPVQVLQTDKSGLISLTQLDSFLQEAPGPVCIIHAGNETGVLQPIEKISELCAKYKVPFFSDIIQSFGKIRVPFSLLDGFTFSGHKIGAGLGSSVLWFRPKFLKEGGLFQGGNQENGHRAGTENSPAILALSEAARIQFQEMDKKDLRLQKFQEKIENCLNSLGAKIVAESSPRLHSTTFALLPFDDLDFFMMGMEEKGFALSTGSSCKSRSREAAPSLLAMGYTKEEALRAIRISTGLFTTEEEVDDLILALTEVIRSIQ is encoded by the coding sequence ATGAAAAGAATTAAGTATTTCGACTATAACGCTACTCATCCTCCGCTTCCAGGCCTACTTACAAAAGTGTTCTCGGAATATGAGGAGGACTTCTTCAATCCTTCCGGACCGACTCGATTTTCCTTGGCCAGGCAAGGAAGGATAGAGGAAGCTAGAAAATCCTTAAGCTCTCTTACCGGTTGCGACCCGAAAGGGTTCGTTTTCGTTTCCTCCGGGACCGAAGCCAATTATTCTTTGGCATATTTTATCAAAACCATACACCCTGAGATCGTGTATCTTTCTCCTTTCGAGCATTCTTCAATGTATTCCGCATTTGAAAGCGCAAAGATCCCAGTGCAAGTCCTGCAAACGGATAAGTCAGGCCTAATCTCTCTCACTCAACTGGATTCTTTCTTACAAGAGGCTCCCGGTCCAGTATGTATCATCCATGCGGGGAATGAAACGGGAGTCCTCCAGCCGATAGAAAAGATCTCCGAACTTTGCGCGAAATACAAGGTCCCCTTCTTCTCCGACATCATCCAATCCTTCGGGAAGATCCGAGTCCCCTTCTCTCTGTTAGATGGATTCACATTCTCCGGGCATAAAATTGGAGCAGGGCTCGGCTCCTCCGTTCTATGGTTCCGACCGAAGTTCTTAAAGGAAGGAGGCCTCTTCCAGGGCGGAAATCAGGAGAATGGCCATAGAGCCGGAACAGAAAACTCACCGGCAATACTCGCACTCTCCGAAGCAGCCCGGATCCAATTCCAAGAAATGGATAAGAAGGATCTACGTTTGCAAAAATTCCAAGAGAAGATAGAGAACTGTCTGAATAGCCTGGGAGCCAAGATAGTCGCTGAGTCTTCTCCCAGATTGCATTCCACTACGTTTGCTCTTTTGCCATTTGACGATCTGGACTTCTTCATGATGGGAATGGAAGAAAAAGGATTCGCATTGTCCACAGGTTCTTCCTGCAAGTCCAGATCCAGAGAAGCAGCGCCTTCCCTGCTCGCCATGGGTTATACGAAAGAAGAAGCGTTACGCGCCATTCGGATCTCCACCGGACTATTCACAACGGAAGAAGAAGTAGACGATCTGATCCTAGCCTTAACGGAAGTAATTCGATCTATACAATGA
- a CDS encoding tetratricopeptide repeat protein, which translates to MKHASIIPILLVSTLSIGPLFASPLDPGSILVCRDMDSNGKARSVWPAFFYSLGLESMNKARLSEGRERAELIAESIRNYEKYLKCSESLGVPVSAVSRWNKALAHYYIGQWKDAILESELAEKADPNFKESYVLKGTILLNGGEYDKAASYLEANLSKFSDDPDIYYLLSSAELALKNDAKSILYLSSLRDLIKQKDSNPKYPEFVYLSLGKTYFNLGQNTKALFYISGYLEMRPENWEVRFLLARIFDQLGKFAQAKRQLQRILQEIQGNSSVELMLGEMYFIESRSMATGYFDELKKKGKLFKDGVLFGLYSVLNSNYTEARRILFPMKEKSPRRLSVRLGILEILKRDPNISKKEYTKELVEVAEIALQSQLLNLSETLLLEAIQITAKEGKDKALLAEEYDFLASIYEQSGSVFRSVISIRKAIEYAQTREDSRKYELHLAYILRGNPPGKIQESEDMIQSILKEDPKNHYAYYLLGIVLLQSEKLQESRKAFSEAIELEPKSAVYYFYRATSLEKLGKLKEMELDLRKSMELDPDNPIAYNYLGYHYSEKGIQLDEALELIHKAVELAPDNEAYQDSLGWIYYKKGRIEEALLHLNLAYQILQDKNDFDPTICEHLGDAYFERKDLAETKRFWEKSESLYQKKEDKERIREKLGRLRTNSLSTKP; encoded by the coding sequence ATGAAACACGCAAGCATTATTCCAATTCTTCTGGTATCGACTCTAAGTATCGGTCCGCTCTTTGCTTCTCCCCTGGATCCAGGATCTATTCTTGTTTGTAGGGATATGGATTCGAACGGAAAGGCCAGATCTGTTTGGCCTGCGTTCTTTTATTCCCTTGGACTGGAAAGTATGAACAAGGCCCGACTCTCCGAAGGAAGAGAAAGAGCGGAATTGATCGCCGAATCCATTCGGAACTATGAAAAATATCTAAAATGCTCCGAATCCTTGGGCGTTCCTGTTTCTGCGGTTTCCCGTTGGAACAAGGCATTGGCACATTATTATATCGGACAATGGAAGGATGCCATTCTGGAGTCGGAACTCGCCGAAAAAGCGGACCCGAACTTTAAGGAATCCTATGTTCTAAAAGGGACCATTCTTCTGAACGGAGGAGAATACGATAAGGCGGCTTCTTATCTGGAAGCGAACCTGAGTAAATTCTCGGACGATCCGGATATCTATTACTTGCTGAGTTCTGCGGAGCTCGCTCTTAAGAATGACGCAAAATCGATCCTGTATTTGAGCTCTCTTAGGGATCTGATCAAACAAAAGGATTCAAATCCGAAATATCCTGAATTCGTGTATTTGTCCTTAGGAAAGACATATTTCAATCTGGGCCAAAATACAAAGGCACTCTTCTATATTTCTGGGTATCTGGAGATGAGACCGGAGAATTGGGAAGTCCGTTTTCTTCTCGCGAGGATCTTTGACCAGCTAGGAAAATTCGCCCAGGCAAAGAGACAATTGCAAAGGATCCTGCAAGAGATCCAAGGCAATTCTTCCGTAGAACTAATGCTCGGGGAAATGTATTTTATTGAAAGTCGGTCCATGGCAACTGGATACTTCGATGAATTGAAGAAGAAAGGAAAGTTGTTCAAGGATGGAGTGCTTTTCGGTCTCTATTCAGTCCTGAACTCGAATTATACGGAAGCAAGACGCATCCTTTTTCCCATGAAGGAAAAATCCCCGAGAAGACTTTCCGTTCGTTTGGGGATTCTGGAGATCCTGAAAAGGGACCCAAATATTAGTAAAAAAGAATATACTAAAGAACTAGTAGAAGTGGCCGAGATCGCGCTTCAATCCCAACTGCTCAATCTTTCCGAAACGCTCCTTTTGGAGGCGATCCAGATCACCGCTAAGGAAGGAAAGGATAAGGCACTTCTCGCGGAAGAATATGATTTTCTCGCAAGTATTTATGAGCAATCTGGTTCCGTCTTCAGATCCGTCATCTCCATCCGGAAAGCCATCGAATACGCGCAAACCAGAGAGGATTCCAGAAAATACGAATTGCATCTGGCTTATATCTTAAGAGGGAATCCTCCCGGAAAGATCCAAGAATCGGAAGACATGATCCAGAGCATCCTAAAAGAGGATCCTAAAAATCATTATGCATATTATCTTTTAGGGATCGTTCTTCTACAGTCCGAGAAATTGCAAGAAAGTAGAAAGGCGTTTAGCGAAGCGATCGAACTGGAACCTAAATCAGCGGTGTACTATTTCTATAGAGCGACTTCTCTCGAGAAACTAGGGAAGCTCAAGGAAATGGAGCTAGACTTGCGTAAATCCATGGAACTAGATCCGGATAATCCGATCGCATATAATTATCTAGGATATCATTATTCAGAGAAGGGGATCCAACTGGACGAGGCCTTGGAGTTGATCCATAAAGCGGTAGAACTTGCTCCGGATAACGAAGCCTACCAAGACAGTTTAGGTTGGATCTATTATAAGAAGGGAAGGATAGAAGAAGCACTTTTGCATTTGAATCTTGCCTACCAGATCTTGCAGGATAAAAACGATTTCGACCCGACGATCTGCGAGCATCTAGGAGATGCGTATTTTGAACGAAAGGATCTTGCGGAGACAAAAAGATTCTGGGAAAAATCGGAATCTCTTTACCAAAAGAAAGAAGACAAAGAGAGAATTCGGGAAAAATTGGGAAGGCTAAGAACGAATTCACTATCGACTAAGCCTTGA
- a CDS encoding enoyl-CoA hydratase/isomerase family protein has product MIEIEKNGHILELYIKTNETNSLGREFFHKLRDIMDEAEKDRSVKAILLSGRNDKFFSNGFNPEIFVGKSLAEIKDVLHDALGACGKVLFSSKPVVCAMNGHSMGVGAVLAIFSDYRILVEKKGRLGFPESLIGINFPSTAGYILKELVGIKTARDLLYSGKGLKADEAVEVGLVEESATPEELIPKARKWCAQFKDMAIESVVGVKISLRDSQRLVADSLEKRDIELLAAAIATANGQEGMRSILEKRRPVFS; this is encoded by the coding sequence ATGATAGAGATAGAAAAAAACGGACATATACTCGAACTTTATATCAAGACGAACGAGACCAACTCTCTCGGTAGAGAATTCTTTCATAAGTTAAGAGATATCATGGACGAGGCAGAGAAGGACAGGAGCGTAAAAGCGATCCTTCTCTCCGGAAGAAACGACAAATTCTTTTCAAACGGATTCAATCCTGAGATCTTCGTGGGCAAGAGCTTAGCGGAGATCAAGGATGTTTTGCATGACGCACTTGGGGCTTGCGGAAAAGTCCTATTCTCCAGCAAACCGGTCGTATGCGCCATGAACGGGCATTCAATGGGTGTAGGCGCAGTGCTTGCGATCTTTTCCGATTATAGGATCCTTGTGGAAAAGAAAGGACGTTTAGGATTTCCCGAATCTCTGATCGGGATCAATTTCCCTTCTACCGCAGGCTATATCCTGAAAGAACTCGTAGGGATCAAGACCGCTAGGGATCTTTTGTACAGTGGCAAAGGACTGAAAGCGGACGAAGCGGTCGAAGTGGGATTGGTCGAAGAGAGCGCGACTCCGGAAGAGCTTATTCCCAAGGCCAGAAAATGGTGCGCACAATTCAAGGACATGGCCATCGAATCTGTGGTTGGGGTCAAGATCTCCCTAAGGGACTCCCAACGGTTAGTTGCAGACTCATTAGAGAAACGTGATATTGAACTTCTCGCAGCCGCGATCGCGACTGCAAACGGTCAGGAAGGAATGAGATCCATCCTAGAAAAAAGACGTCCGGTCTTTAGTTAA
- a CDS encoding FAD-binding oxidoreductase: MFYHELNSKIDYTRTNLRWNAWGANDQDFGRKAQMPQILELLKREFQLDTIRETPAVALEDIHLPKSKLSPADLKNLSSFVGKNNLKVDRFERVFHSAGRSYYDVLRLHTNKLKSFVDAVVYPQKDSEIIKILEYCSKNKISIIPFGGGSSVVGGLEVIKGKGQKAVLSLDTTRMAEILSIDPISLTATIQAGIYGPKLEHELNLKRYTLGHFPQSFEYSTLGGWVAARSAGQQSNRYGKIEEIIASAKLISPSGVVETLRAPAASIGPDWNQIIAGSEGLLGIITEVTVKLHKIPETRKYFGLVFPEIRSSLNFIRKANHAEIKTSMLRLSDANETRLYEYLGQLGKKNTPIRILKNLIQNAVLKLKGLEEGKKCVVLVGLDGSRLDVARSFEALKPLWQKAGALYAGEKLGQNWIHGRFNMPYLRNHIMQFGMGVDTMETSTTYDRLEDLHQAGLEALEASIPGSKAMCHLSHSYHDGACLYYTILFPMDEKKPEEQWLKMKKKVSDTFANHKAPISHHHGVGFDHKSWYQNALGKTGVAGLNGLKKVLDQKEVLNPGKLFHS; the protein is encoded by the coding sequence ATGTTTTATCACGAGCTGAATTCCAAGATCGATTATACCAGAACGAATCTAAGATGGAATGCTTGGGGAGCAAACGACCAGGATTTTGGAAGAAAGGCACAGATGCCTCAGATCTTGGAGCTTCTAAAAAGGGAATTCCAATTGGATACGATCCGAGAGACTCCCGCAGTTGCCTTAGAGGATATTCATTTACCCAAATCCAAATTGAGCCCTGCCGATCTAAAGAACCTCTCTTCCTTTGTGGGGAAGAACAATCTGAAAGTGGATCGTTTCGAGAGAGTATTTCACTCCGCAGGAAGAAGTTATTATGATGTTCTCAGGCTTCATACGAACAAACTCAAGTCCTTCGTGGACGCGGTGGTATATCCGCAAAAAGATTCGGAAATCATTAAAATTTTAGAATATTGTTCTAAAAACAAGATCAGCATCATTCCATTCGGCGGCGGATCTTCTGTAGTAGGCGGTCTCGAGGTCATCAAGGGAAAAGGCCAGAAAGCGGTTCTTTCTTTGGATACTACTAGAATGGCGGAGATCCTAAGTATAGATCCGATCAGCCTAACCGCTACGATCCAAGCCGGAATTTACGGACCTAAACTGGAACATGAACTCAACCTAAAACGATACACCCTAGGACATTTTCCTCAGTCCTTCGAATATTCCACATTGGGCGGTTGGGTAGCCGCAAGAAGTGCCGGACAACAATCCAATCGCTACGGAAAGATCGAAGAAATTATCGCTTCTGCAAAACTAATCAGTCCTTCCGGAGTAGTGGAAACCCTGAGAGCCCCTGCCGCATCCATTGGCCCGGACTGGAATCAGATCATTGCAGGAAGCGAAGGCTTACTCGGGATCATTACGGAAGTCACAGTCAAGCTTCATAAGATCCCTGAGACACGCAAATACTTCGGTTTGGTATTTCCGGAAATACGTTCTTCTTTAAACTTCATCCGAAAAGCGAATCATGCTGAGATCAAGACATCTATGCTTCGACTTTCGGACGCGAATGAGACCAGGCTCTACGAGTATCTAGGCCAATTAGGTAAGAAGAATACGCCGATCCGTATCCTGAAGAATCTCATCCAAAACGCAGTCTTAAAATTAAAAGGACTCGAAGAAGGAAAAAAATGCGTAGTCTTAGTCGGACTGGACGGTTCTCGCTTAGATGTGGCCCGTTCCTTCGAAGCGCTTAAGCCACTTTGGCAAAAAGCCGGGGCATTGTATGCCGGAGAGAAACTAGGACAGAATTGGATCCACGGCAGATTCAATATGCCGTACTTAAGAAATCATATCATGCAATTCGGAATGGGTGTGGATACGATGGAAACTTCTACCACATACGATCGATTGGAAGACCTGCACCAAGCCGGACTAGAGGCATTAGAGGCTTCTATTCCTGGCTCGAAAGCGATGTGCCATCTTTCTCACAGTTATCACGACGGAGCTTGTTTGTATTATACGATCCTATTCCCTATGGATGAGAAGAAGCCGGAAGAGCAGTGGCTCAAGATGAAGAAAAAGGTCTCCGATACATTTGCGAACCATAAGGCTCCGATCAGTCACCATCACGGAGTCGGATTCGATCATAAGTCTTGGTACCAGAATGCCTTAGGCAAGACTGGAGTGGCAGGCTTGAACGGACTTAAGAAGGTCTTGGACCAGAAGGAAGTTCTAAATCCGGGCAAGCTATTTCATTCTTAA